CAACAGACGGGAATAGATATCATAAGACCTCTCTCCATTAGAGGTCTGCTCAACAACATAAGGTATAATACTCATTTAATATCCTCCTCAAAGTTTTGCGAAGCAAAACTGGCATCGAAAGCATGAACTTAAGTTTTGCGAAGCAAAACTGGCATCGAAAGCACGGCTCAAAGTTTGGCGAAGTATAACCTCATGCCGCCATTTGGTTTCGTGATAATGGTTGAAACATCATCTTGACCGATGAACGGGATTCTCTGTGAACTTGATTTTGTATGGTGATTTCACTAATGGCAATAATAAGCTCTTCTAGAACGGTGGAGTTCTCATATTTAACCGCTTGAATGAGCCGGCTCTTAAACCAATCCTGACGAATGTTGTACCAGTGGTGGCTAAAGTCTCCGTCATGGTCTTGGGTCTTCTGGCGAGCCCGATACAGGAGTGCTTTAACCGCTGTCTCCTTGATCTGCAGCCTATCAGCTATCTCAGACAATGAATACAGGAAGCCTTCTTTCATGACGAACGCTAACAGCTGCTTGGGCGTTAATCTCTCCATTAGCTGTTCCAACCCTTCTTGAAGATCTTCTGAGCTCTGATCTTCATAACCACATTCATCTATCGAACCAAGTTGTAACTTAGACTTTTTACGTAATTCGTCAATCCAGGAATTACGCGCAATGGTACGCAGTAAGGGTATGGTGATATTAGGTTCGCGTTTAGAGGCATAGAAGGATAAGGTCTTGGCGAAGGCTTCCTGTGTCAAATCGTCGGCGTCCCAACGATTATTGGTAATAGAAAGACAGTGTTTTTGCAATGTTGAATATAGCTCTGCACATTGTTCCTTCAGTTCAATTTGTGTTTCTTTGTGGATTAACATGTTAATCACTCCTTTAAGGCCTATATTTATATAACGTATGAGAAGGGTGGAAAGATACGCCCTCCATTTTTTATTGAAGAATAGCTTGTATTTAAAAAGGAACCTTACGAAATTCTTGTAAGGTTCCTTTTGCGTGTTCCGAAGGTCATGAGGGTCGTTTAACTCTTTTCTTATCCGGTTTAGTAAACATAGCAGCACTCATCTTTTTACGGAAACGATAGAAGATGACGGTGAGAGCAATAATAGCTATCCCACCAACGATCCATAGAGAGTATACTTCCGCTAAATGAAATGCCACTTGCCATTGTGGCCCGAATATCTTACCAAGACCAAGAAAGAGAATAACCCAGAATAGTGCACCACTATAGGCGTAGAGGGAAAATTTACGAAAGGGGAGTGCATTTATACCAGAGAAATAACCCGTGAAATGTCGG
The nucleotide sequence above comes from Paenibacillus sp. IHBB 10380. Encoded proteins:
- a CDS encoding sigma-70 family RNA polymerase sigma factor, with protein sequence MLIHKETQIELKEQCAELYSTLQKHCLSITNNRWDADDLTQEAFAKTLSFYASKREPNITIPLLRTIARNSWIDELRKKSKLQLGSIDECGYEDQSSEDLQEGLEQLMERLTPKQLLAFVMKEGFLYSLSEIADRLQIKETAVKALLYRARQKTQDHDGDFSHHWYNIRQDWFKSRLIQAVKYENSTVLEELIIAISEITIQNQVHRESRSSVKMMFQPLSRNQMAA